The following coding sequences lie in one Labrus bergylta chromosome 5, fLabBer1.1, whole genome shotgun sequence genomic window:
- the cstf1 gene encoding cleavage stimulation factor subunit 1, producing MFRPKPTLKDRQHLYKLIISQLLYDGYTNIANSLINEVKPPNVVSPSEQLMQLAKIGMENDDSAVQYAIGRSDTVAPGVGIDMEFDADVQTMSPEASEYETCYVTSHKGPCRVASYSRDGQLIATGSADASIKILDTERMLAKSAMPIEVMMNETAQQNMENHPVIRTLYDHVDEVTCLAFHPTEQILASGSRDYTLKLFDYSKPSAKRAFKYIQEAEMLRAISFHPSGDFLLVGTQHPTLRLYDINTFQCFVSCNPLDQHTDTISGVSYNHSANSYVSCSKDGSIKLWDGVSNRCVTTFDKAHDGAEVCSAVFSKNSKYILSSGKDSVVKLWEISTGRTLVKYTGAGLSGRQMHRTQGVFNHTEDYVLLPDERTISLCCWDSRTAERKNLLSLGHNNIVRCIVHSPTNPGFMTCSDDFRARFWYRRTTTD from the exons ATGTTTCGTCCTAAACCAACACTGAAGGACCGACAGCACCTCTACAAGCTCATCATCAGCCAGTTGCTCTATGATGGATACACAAACATCGCCAACAGCCTCATCAATGAGGTCAAACCACCCAACGTAGTGTCTCCCTCCGAGCAGCTGATGCAGCTGGCAAAGATAG GGATGGAGAATGACGACAGCGCAGTGCAGTATGCCATTGGGCGCTCGGATACAGTGGCCCCCGGTGTGGGTATTGACATGGAATTCGACGCGGATGTGCAGACCATGTCTCCGGAGGCGTCGGAGTACGAAACCTGCTACGTAACGTCCCATAAGGGTCCATGCCGGGTCGCTTCATACAGTCGTGACGGCCAGCTGATCGCCACTGGCTCTGCGGACGCTTCCATCAAGATCCTGGATACTGAACGCATGCTGGCCAAGAGTGCCATGCCTATTGAG GTGATGATGAACGAGACCGCTCAGCAAAACATGGAGAATCACCCTGTGATTCGAACACTGTATGACCACGTGGACGAAGTCACCTGCCTCGCCTTCCATCCGACTGAACAGATTCTGGCTTCCGGCTCCAGAGATTACACCCTCAAACTTTTCGACTACTCAAAGCCCTCTGCAAAACGAgcatttaaatatatacag GAAGCTGAAATGCTGCGTGCGATCTCCTTTCACCCATCGGGCGACTTCCTGCTGGTAGGAACACAGCACCCCACCCTCCGTCTCTACGACATCAACACCTTCCAGTGCTTTGTGTCCTGCAACCCCCTCGACCAGCACACGGACACCATCAGTGGGGTCAGCTACAACCACTCCGCCAACAGCTATGTCAGCTGCAGCAAGGACGGCAGCATCAAGCTGTGGGATGGTGTCTCCAACCGCTGCGTTACCACCTTCGACAAGGCCCACGATGGGGCGGAGGTCTGCTCTGCCGTCTTCTCCAAGAACTCCAAGTACATTCTGTCCAGTGGCAAAGATTCAGTGGTCAAACTATGGGAGATCTCTACAGGCCGCACACTGGTCAAGTACACAG GTGCCGGGCTGAGCGGCCGACAGATGCATCGCACACAGGGTGTGTTTAACCACACGGAGGACTACGTGCTGCTGCCAGACGAGCGCACCATCAGCCTGTGCTGCTGGGACTCGCgcacagcagagaggaaaaactTGCTGTCTCTGGGACACAACAACATCGTCCGCTGCATCGTCCACTCGCCCACCAATCCCGGCTTCATGACCTGCAGCGACGACTTCAGGGCCCGCTTCTGGTACCGGCGCACCACCACAGACTGA